In Zingiber officinale cultivar Zhangliang chromosome 1A, Zo_v1.1, whole genome shotgun sequence, a genomic segment contains:
- the LOC122028708 gene encoding uncharacterized protein LOC122028708, which yields MASLTWFSVSSPRKVIPNNQAFKWRSSKLPRQVQKPILRRKCLTLCSSNLFPWEASPPYATTEDGDGIIKGSNIVEPIDADDKLGIPIFQGEEEAIIDMKSQPPTLQQPLKWPMWLLGPSVLLATGMAPTLWLPLSSVFLGPNIAGLLSLVGLDCLFNMGATLFLLMADACGRHPTSNLEQKIRVPAAYKFWKLVSSLLGLLVPLILLFASQRGSLEPQVSFISFAVLLGPYLLLLSVQMLTEMLTWHWRSPVWIVTPLVYEAYRVLQLMRGLKLAGEIGSPAWVTGSIRGLVSWWVLILGVQLMSVAWFVGVASRVRQNGSA from the coding sequence ATGGCCTCTTTGACTTGGTTTTCAGTAAGTTCACCCAGGAAGGTGATTCCTAATAATCAAGCTTTTAAGTGGAGATCATCCAAATTGCCGAGGCAGGTGCAGAAGCCAATCTTGCGCCGAAAATGTCTGACCTTGTGCAGTAGCAACTTGTTTCCATGGGAAGCTTCTCCTCCATATGCTACTACAGAGGATGGTGATGGAATCATCAAGGGAAGCAATATCGTCGAACCCATAGATGCGGATGACAAACTTGGCATTCCTATTTTTCAGGGCGAAGAAGAAGCCATCATTGACATGAAAAGCCAGCCGCCTACACTGCAGCAGCCTCTTAAATGGCCAATGTGGCTTTTGGGACCTTCTGTTCTTCTAGCCACAGGCATGGCGCCGACATTATGGTTACCTCTGTCCTCTGTGTTCCTGGGCCCGAATATAGCTGGTCTTCTGTCTTTAGTAGGACTCGACTGTCTTTTCAACATGGGAGCAACCTTGTTTCTTCTCATGGCCGATGCTTGCGGACGACATCCTACAAGCAACCTCGAACAGAAGATCCGAGTGCCGGCTGCATACAAGTTTTGGAAGTTAGTGTCGAGTCTGCTGGGCCTTCTAGTTCCTTTAATACTACTCTTTGCATCTCAGAGGGGCTCTCTCGAACCACAAGTCTCGTTCATCTCGTTTGCTGTGCTGCTCGGGCCGTACCTTCTGCTGCTTTCTGTGCAGATGCTGACGGAGATGCTCACATGGCACTGGAGGTCACCGGTGTGGATAGTGACACCCCTAGTTTACGAGGCTTACAGGGTGCTGCAGCTGATGAGAGGGCTCAAATTGGCTGGGGAGATCGGTTCCCCTGCATGGGTGACAGGAAGCATCCGTGGGTTGGTGTCATGGTGGGTGTTGATTCTTGGAGTTCAGCTAATGAGTGTTGCTTGGTTCGTAGGAGTTGCATCTCGGGTTCGGCAAAATGGTAGTGCTTGA